The Lolium rigidum isolate FL_2022 chromosome 1, APGP_CSIRO_Lrig_0.1, whole genome shotgun sequence region CATTTCCGCTGTCCCCGACACCTTCCATGTTGAATCACGGTGCCTTGCCGCCGGTCGAGATTCCGGAAGTCCCCTCATTGCCACTCCTAGCCGACCAGAAATTGGAGGCGCCCAAAGGAGAGAGTTAGAGGGGGATTGTGGCGCAAGAGGGCTAGGACGGGGGCTGGAAGGAGGGACATCCATCGCACGGTGGCGCCCATCTCGCGCACCCGTCACAGACCTCCATATATCCGACCTCCACAACATGACGACGCCGGGGAAGACACGATAGTGGTGCCCGAGCAACCGGATTGAGACGAGAGAGCTCGCCCACGTGTTCCATGCAGGCTCTCCACGGCGATTTTGCCAGAGATGCGGCAACAAGTTCGCTGAGAAAGCGGCGATGACCACTCCAttttttttccaagcgatccACACGGATCGATTTGCATTACCCATGGATAACGAAAACAGGAGTATCAAGCCACAGGGGCTAGTTGTTCGAAACAGCAAaggaaactaaactaaaaacacgcTGCCTACTGCTAGCGTTATAGCTTAGGAGTCTTTTAATGGCCAAAAGCACACAACAAAAGCTTAGAGTATCATTACAGCCACATACAGGCAGGAAAAACTCCAACAGTTCCAAGCATTTGCACCCCCCGATCTTTCATTTCCAGGTCACCAGCGTCAGCTTCAACATCCCTTGCATCCCTTATCTACAGAGGATGTTGTTGATGACCAGGGGCATTCTGTGCAGTACTACCAGTACCAGAAGAGCCAGCAAGTCTTAATAAACCATCAGCACCCACCTGGATATCGCCCGCATCCTTCTCATTGTGCAAACCTGCCCAGTATTTCATAAAATCAGTAAAGTAACTTATTAGCTTAAAAGGAGTTTTAACCAGCTTATGCTCAAAGCAAGATCTTTTGAAGTTCGAGTTTAGTGGGCATTAATTTGACCACATTTTGTCACGAAAATGTGAAGTGGTAGTTTTCTGAACATTTCGCGCACAAGTAATTTTATGCTACTAACTCGTAAAGTCGATATGATTCACCTGCTCTACTTCAGGCTATGGTCCACGTGGTTCTTAAAGCATTTTCGAATCACTCCCGTATGTGGAGAAGGGAAATGAGAGGGGACGCCGAGTCAACTTTCTTCTAGTAACTATTATACTGAACTTGTGTAGTTAGGATTTACGGATGACTAATGTCGCACATGAGTTCTTCGTCTACGCGTTCGTAGAATTTTCTACGTTTCAACAAGTAGTACTAGTAGGACCGATAGGTAGTTCAGCTTCCACAGCAACGCAGACAGCATCCATGCACCGCGTCCGTGAGATACGCCACTGCACGTGGGCCCCGCACAGTCTCCCGTTCGCAGGGTCCACGGTGCGCCAGGCTTAGATCCGACCGATCGTCCGCTCCCTGCGCGCCTCGAGTAAGCAACCGACGCCAGGCGCCATCCACCCCACGCTTCCCGCCCACCACCCACACCTTTCGTGGCCCCACCCGCACTGTCACCACGAAGGTACACTACACCAAAGCAACCGGGAAAAGGTTGAAGATGCTAAACCAGATTGGCCAAAACTTAAACCATCGCATAGCATCGGTTGATTCACCACGACGATACAATACAAACATTAATCTAtaaggattgtcatcaattacctaaTCCAAACGTGAGACATGGGACTCTATGCACTTTGAACCACTCCATATTTGGGTCAACGGGATAAGTGAGGAGGTAGTAGGCTCGGAAAGAAAATTGCGATTGCTATTTTAAAACCTAGGTATTTTCAGTAGGGCTGATATGTGGGTTTATGTCAAACGACTTCCTGTTTCTGCCACCTCGGCGTTGATAAATGAGCCCCGCTGCTTTTTTGGGCATTAATTTGTTGCCAATTCGATTTTAATGCATATTGCAAGAAATTAGTAGTGAATAGTTGTCGCATTGTGCTATAGAAAAAGATGGTCTTTCGAACATTTGACACATCGATGATAGTTTGATGGTAAGAAGGCACAAAATTGATCTGATTTGAGTATCTACTAGTTTATTCGCGTTATTATCCGCACGGTTTTTTAGAGCACGTTCGTCCAACGATCTACTAATCAACAGGACCCGAGAAAGTGGAATCGAACTCCTGGGCGTGGAAAAGGAGAGGGAAGGCCGCGTCAATTTTCTAACTAATGGACTTGTGTACTGGTACGTAGTTAGGACTTTTTTTACAGACGACGAATGTCGCATATCAGTTCTTCGTATACGCGTTCGTGGATTTTTATACGTTTCAAATACTACTAGTACCGACAGGTAGTTCAGCTTCCACGGCAATGCTGAGAGCATCCATGCACCGCGTCCACGGCACACCGGCGTAAGATACGCCACTGCACGCGGGCCCCACACAGCCTCCCCTCCGTACGGGTCCACCGTGCGCCAGGCTCAGATCCGACCGACCGCCCCCTCTCTGCGCGCCTCGAGCAAGCAACCGACGCCCGGCGCCATCCACCCCACGCTTCCCGCCCACCACCCACCGACAGGTGGTCCCAATCCTTCCGCGGCCCCACCCGCAGCGTCACCGCGTAGGTACACTAAACCAAAGCAACCGGGAAAAAGGTTGAAGATGCTGCTAACCAAAGCAGCAGGAATAAAGAAAAGGCTCTCCCTCCCCGGGTCTGTTGCCTTTGCTCCAAGCCGGAGCTACCGTCGCCGCCGCACGCAGTGGTGGTGCTGGAGCGAGAGCCACCGGAGTCCGCAAGATCGAGCGGGGAGGCTTCCCTGAGGCACCCGGAGGCGGAGGTTGTTGGTGGCCGGGTAGCAGGAGGCGATGGAGAGGAAGGTGATGGTGGTCTGCGCCGTGGTGGGCTTCCTGGGCGTCCTCTCGGCGGCGCTCGGGTTCGCCGCCGAGGGCACCCGCGTCAAGGTCAGCATCCAATcctcccccctctctcccccttcCCAAACCGCCGTGGCATCCGCGTAGTGCTGCGGTTACGCTCTGTTGGATGGGCAGATCTCGCGGCCCAACCAACTTGCGTGTTCTTGCTCACAGCTTACCTACctttcctcttcctccttttcccaatcCAGCCTGTAGGCTCTAGCTCCTGCCTGTCCCCGTGGTGGGCAGATCGCGCGCGGCTTCGGCGAGGCTGGTGCCCAATCTCCATGCTGCGCATTTGCGCACCGCCGATGTGCTAGGAGAGAATACGCTAACTGAacacagttttttttttgtcaGAGAAGAAAACTGAACATGGTTGGTTATAGTATTTGGCTTGGATTTTGGAGGTCATATGTGAGCCAGAGTGGGTGTTGTTTGGCTGGCTTACTATGATTGGACCAATACCCCCTGTAAAACTGTACTAGTACGACTGAATCACGATTGGTTAAAACTCTATCCATGTAGCTGACAGCTGCTGAAATATATACTACTATGTATGCTAATAATATGTACAAGCCATTCTTGACACTCTATTCCTTTATTCATAAGTTCGCACGTCGCTTGAGTGTAGTTGGGGGCGTATTTTTATCCCGTTTATGTCTCAATGTAGTATAGGCTGTAAATATAGATATAATGTCAGTGTATGCATATGGCTTGATTGTAGTTGGGGGGCATATTTATCAGTGTATGCTTGGATGCGATATAGGTTGTAAATATTGATGTATTGTCCTGTGATAACGACTTCCAACAAACAGTGAGCAACATTTGGCAGACAACCCACTGGTTCAATGTGCGTGATCTACAGATGGCATCGTACGCTTGTAGTTTTATTACATCTCAATATGATACCCAAGTATAATGCGCTGCTTGATTCATGCAGGCTTCAGACGTGCTAACAGATTCCGAGGATTCTCCAGGCGCATGCATATACCCAAGAAGCCCAGCCTTGGGCCTTGGCCTAATGTCTGCCGTCGCTCTTATGGTCGCCCAGTCTATCATAAACACGGTTGCTGGTTGCATCTGTTGTAAGAGGCATCCCGTTCCCTCGGACACTAACTGGAGCGTAGCTCTGATCTCATTCATCGTATCTTGGTAATGTTCTGCCTAATATGTTTCGGTTCCTGTTCCCACATTTTGAAGAATTCAACATAACGTCTTATGAAATTTTGCTTAACCTTTTGCTAGAGAATCCTGCACACTGTTATATTATATCGAACCTGCACTTAGTCTTACATAATTCTGAAACAGTGTTAAAAGAAGTGAGGGGCCCTAAAGTTCTGCAGCACATTGGATATCAGTTCTTTCTTTCAAGCCCAGTTGTTTTGTTCATGTTGATTATTTATCTTCACGTTCTTGACTGTCAATTTGCTATTCTTAAGTTTATGTTAGGAATACATCCATTAGGAAGATTGGCTACGGTTGTGCCCGGAGTCCTGCAACCTTTATTAAAACCCATTAATAGGTGTAGGAGTTTCCCATTGGTTCTAGGGCTCTAGGctgatgcccgttttagttttttgGAAGGCTGATGACCTGGGATGCACATTAACTTGTTGTCCTTACTTGTAACTCACCTCCTAGAAGGATTGGAACCCAAACTCTACCTATTCAACGAAAAGAAGCGCAAATGTCCTTTGCGTTTTCCGAAAAAAATAACATCATGCATGAATGGTCCATATGATGACAAATCTGCTGCTCGTTTCCTGCTCTGCATACTTCTTGTTGCTATTTGTGAGGACTTGAACAACTATTTGTGATAACATCATCCCTGCATCCTGGGGATTGTTACATTCTGCAGGGTCACTTTTATAATCGCGTTCCTTCTTCTGCTGACTGGAGCTGCACTGAACGATCAAAGAGGTCAGGAGAACATGTACTTCGGCAGCTTCTGCTACGTTGTCAAGCCGGGGGTCTTCTCAGGAGGAGCGGTGCTCTCCCTCGCCAGTGTGGCTCTAGCAATAGTGTACTACGTCGCTCTGACATCATCGAAAAACCCACCAGCCTGGGGGCCGCAGCAGAACCAAGGCATCTCCATGGGCCAACCCGTGATCCCGCCGCAGAGCAGCGAACCAGTGTTCGTACACGAGGACACCTACAACCGGCAGCAGTTCCCTTGAGCAAACACATATCTAAGCCATTTCGACGGCCACTACGAATGCTATGTTTGCAAGTTCGGTTTGTATAGGCTTGCAGAATAGAACAACAGCACTTGCAGCTGTTGTTTAGCTAGGTTCAGTCTTTTTTTTTATGACCTTTCTTTGCTGGGAATGGTTGTGGCATGCCTGTTTCATCACTATGGATGTTTGATTTTAAATGAACTGGGTAATGTTGACGTTACAATCTTGCTTGTTTACAAGCTTTCAAGTTGTACATGGTGGATGTGATCATGGATGCGGACTGGAAATTTGTCCAGTACGTATATAGAGATGAAACTGATTCAGAGATAAGAAGCAAAGCAGCTGGAATGCTAAGCCGTCAGTGACGCTGTCCATGCCAGTTCCTCCTTGTACTGAGCAATGGTGGCTTTGACGATGGTTTCGGGACGCAGTGTGGCGTCGACAACGGTGATCCCCTCGTTTTCGTCTATCTTCAGCAGGTCAAGCTGGCTTTGCACCAGGCTTGCTGGCATGAAGTGCCCTGCTTCCTTCGCCCTCCTCCTCACCCTATCAGCGATCAACTCCGCTGAGGCCTCCAGACAGACAAACTTCACCCTGCAGGTTCCATAGCACCCTGCCTTGTAGTTGCTGTCTCCTTCCCTAAGGATCTCCCTGTACTTCAGCTGTAGTGCCGAGCAGCTGACGGCGATGTCCTCGCCGCGGTCCAGCCGCTCCCTGATGGCGTCCCGGAGTGACTCCAACCATGGTGCACGGTCCGTATCGGTGAGTGGGATGCCCTTGCTCATCTTTGCTGCCATTTTTTTTGCCATGGGCAGAAAAGAGCAGAGAAGTTCAGTAGTGGTAAATTTGAGAGGATGGCAAAACCACAGAAGACAGAAAACCTTCTTGAGAAAATTTGTACCTTTGTTCGCCTGGGAGTGGTAATCGTCTGCCTCCACGAAGTTGCAGCCCAGGGCTGCAGCGAGCATCGCCGCGACGGTCCTGCTCACGTCGAAATTCGTTGAGAAGAAACGTCATTGCCGTAATCTCGTAGGAAGATAGCAAAGTTCATTCAGGTAGTCCAAGCAGAGCGCAGCTACTGTTGGCCAAATTAGTGAGCTCATGTTATATGTTATGTTCTTCAGAGAGCAATCGGGGATTCGGTGAGAGCCTCAGGGAGGAGGATTGTTGAGGAAAGAGAAGCTTACGATTTGCCACAGCCGCTGACTCCCATGATCACGATTGCCAATCCTGAAAGCAGAGAAGTTATTTGCAAGGTCAGATTAAGCAAGTTGATGATCGAATCGGCTCAGCTCCTAACAATTGGGTGTGAGACCTAGTAGTAGCTCACAGACAAAAGCCACAGATGCGGCGGCCAACCAAGAATGAATAATTATATTAGGGAAAAAGTTCATGAgagggagacgacgacgacgacgacgaccatcTAGCAATTCAAGATCTTACTGACCTGTATGAGGGAGATCAGAGCCGGCCATGGTGCTCCAGTCCCAACGGCCGCGCCTTCTCTCTCTCCGGCGGCAGTGAGGGAAGAGTACACAAACAAGAGCGGCGAATGGAGACGAGGAATGACAAAGACCGCTGCTGCTCTATTTCGCGGGGTTGACCATTTTACTGCGCAGTTTCTCAGATTCAGCCAAAAGCCTTGGCATAATCCATTAAATTCAGTACAATTATCGCAAAAGATTTTATAGTTCCGTTCCTCAGTATGCTGTTGATAATTGCTGTTTGCTTCGTAGTTTATTTCTCTTTATAACAGCCTGGACCATAATACGGCTACAACAAAACTGTAGTATCATACAAGTTTTTCCCTTTTCTGGTAAGATACTTAATTTGCAAGGCATTCTTTTTGAGAGATTTGATTTGCATGTTAAGTAGTGCAACAAACAACAGCTTACATTGGACGGCCAGGAACATAACCAGAAAAGTTTGGTGAGCAATCAAGCACGAGGCGTGCACGAAAGCTCCATCAGTGACGCCGTTCACAACGGCACCAACAGATAGGTCATGTCGCTGACCACCCGCATCATCTTCATGTTTCGGCTCTACGAGATATTTGATGATGCGTCTCCTAAAACTAATAATGTGCGAATTTTGGCAAAAACATTTAGATCGCATACTACAGGTTGTGGACGTCACAAAGGATATCTCAActttgtttaaatttagatgtatctatagatTAAATCATATCTACacgcatctaaatttagataaagttgaaACATTTTTTGTTGGACATAGCAAGTACTTTTCTCTTGCGGGTACaaaagcggaaattcaattcggttcCCGAGTGCATATGTTCCCTTTATCCAAGAATATACTTTTAATTGTAAAAAAATTCAACAAACATTTTGCATGTAAATCTCGATAATCTATATGCGGTTGTATAGTTTCGTGAAAATTCGATATTTTATCTGGTGGATGAAAAAGACAAACAAACGACCTACATATGAAGAATCTGTGCAAATTACAAGACATATGTACACAAGTCAACATAATAATTAATCAAACCTCAAGGATAAACTTCGATTTGTTTTGATTGTCGCACTTCGCGCTGAACATGACGCTCGTCATTGGCATCGCTACCAACGGTAATGTCAATGGCAGCCATGGGCGCCATTCCTACATTATCAAAAGTGAACAATGAAAATCTTACATCTGAACAAAATGAAAACCCTActaaataaaagcatgggtgaaaACAAGAAAACCCTAATAATCGGCTAAGCTTTGCTGGGGGCGATTAATATCAAGGTACAACTATTGTGGATTCGAGGAAGATCTTGCTTCATCTATACCTGGATATAAATAATCCCCTCGAATCCGATAAATACTGGAGgctatttcatttttttttcgataaagggaatatattaatatcgagagataccaattacacccagcctctgcaacaacgcaccaccctaatggcactacggatgcacacagccaaaaaaaggaaaaataaaactaagaaacaaaagtcccgctactgttgactgccaaaacccaccggcgggcagcggccttgtcaacactgtagagccggggggagcctagagctgcggctggctgagacccctccgagcgacggcccgcaatgctcttctggtcacacgcggcgttgcgaagtgcaagggcgtgccacc contains the following coding sequences:
- the LOC124684892 gene encoding gluconokinase-like gives rise to the protein MAGSDLPHTGLAIVIMGVSGCGKSTVAAMLAAALGCNFVEADDYHSQANKAKMSKGIPLTDTDRAPWLESLRDAIRERLDRGEDIAVSCSALQLKYREILREGDSNYKAGCYGTCRVKFVCLEASAELIADRVRRRAKEAGHFMPASLVQSQLDLLKIDENEGITVVDATLRPETIVKATIAQYKEELAWTASLTA
- the LOC124684891 gene encoding protein MODIFYING WALL LIGNIN-1-like is translated as MERKVMVVCAVVGFLGVLSAALGFAAEGTRVKASDVLTDSEDSPGACIYPRSPALGLGLMSAVALMVAQSIINTVAGCICCKRHPVPSDTNWSVALISFIVSWVTFIIAFLLLLTGAALNDQRGQENMYFGSFCYVVKPGVFSGGAVLSLASVALAIVYYVALTSSKNPPAWGPQQNQGISMGQPVIPPQSSEPVFVHEDTYNRQQFP